Part of the Chryseobacterium sp. 7 genome is shown below.
CTCACCAAGTCTGCGATCTTTAGGGGGCCTGAGAGGGTGATCCCCCACACTGGTACTGAGACACGGACCAGACTCCTACGGGAGGCAGCAGTGAGGAATATTGGACAATGGGTGCGAGCCTGATCCAGCCATCCCGCGTGAAGGACGACGGCCCTATGGGTTGTAAACTTCTTTTGTATAGGGATAAACCTACCCTCGTGAGGGTAGCTGAAGGTACTATACGAATAAGCACCGGCTAACTCCGTGCCAGCAGCCGCGGTAATACGGAGGGTGCAAGCGTTATCCGGATTTATTGGGTTTAAAGGGTCCGTAGGCGGATCTGTAAGTCAGTGGTGAAATCTCACAGCTTAACTGTGAAACTGCCATTGATACTGCAGGTCTTGAGTGTTGTTGAAGTAGCTGGAATAAGTAGTGTAGCGTGAAATGCATAGATATTACTTAGAACACCAATTGCGAAGGCAGGTTACTAAGCAACAACTGACGCTGATGGACGAAAGCGTGGGGAGCGAACAGGATTAGATACCCTGGTAGTCCACGCCGTAAACGATGCTAACTCGTTTTTGGATTTTCGGATTCAGAGACTAAGCGAAAGTGATAAGTTAGCCACCTGGGGAGTACGTTCGCAAGAATGAAACTCAAAGGAATTGACGGGGGCCCCGCACAAGCGGTGGATTATGTGGTTTAATTCGATGATACGCGAGGAACCTTACCAAGGCTTAAATGGGAAATGACAGGTTAGAAATAGACTTTTCTTCGGACATTTTTCAAGGTGCTGCATGGTTGTCGTCAGCTCGTGCCGTGAGGTGTTAGGTTAAGTCCTGCAACGAGCGCACCCCTGTCACTAGTTGCCATCATTAAGTTGGGGACTCTAGTGAGACTGCTACGCAAGTAGAGAGGAAGGTGGGGATGACGTCAAATCATCACGGCCCTTACGCCTTGGGCCACACACGTAATACAATGGCCGGTACAGAGGGCAGCTACACAGCGATGTGATGCAAATCTCGAAAGCCGGTCTCAGTTCGGATTGGAGTCTGCAACTCGACTCTATGAAGCTGGAATCGCTAGTAATCGCGCATCAGCCATGGCGCGGTGAATACGTTCCCGGGCCTTGTACACACCGCCCGTCAAGCCATGGAAGTCTGGGGTACCTGAAGTCGGTGACCGTAACAGGAGCTGCCTAGGGTAAAACAGGTAACTAGGGCTAAGTCGTAACAAGGTAGCCGTACCGGAAGGTGCGGCTGGAACATCTCATTTTAGAGCGTCTTATGACGTTAAACAAAATCAGTACGCAAGTACATATACTTACTTAAAGTATAGCTTTAGTTTTTTGTTTGGTTGGTTTATAAGTAAAAAGGTAAAAGTGAAAAGAGCCAAGTAATTGGATCTTAAAAAATTACTCATTACCCATTACTTATAGATATATAAAAAAATAAAACCCACTAGAAATTAGTATAGGGAAGAGATACAAGAGCCCAGAGCCAAGAACCAAGACGAATGAAAGTTTTGTATCTAGCATCTAGGATCTATAAGTCTAAACAGACAGTCTCGTAGCTCAGCTGGTTAGAGCGCTACACTGATAATGTAGAGGTCGGCAGTTCGAGCCTGCCCGAGACTACTAATTGAAAAAGACGGGAAGATAAAAGAGCCAAGAGCCAAGACTACCAAGTAAAAAAGTCTTGAATCTAGCATCTTGAATCTCTTAGTCTACTAGCGGGGAATTAGCTCAGCTGGCTAGAGCGCCTGCCTTGCACGCAGGAGGTCAAGGGTTCGACTCCCTTATTCTCCACAGTTTTGGAAGATTGATTTAAAAGTTACGGATGGAGCCAAAAACAACATCTGTTCATCAGTCGGAAAAGAAGAATTAAAGATCATTGACATTAACGGTAAAGACATCACAAAGAGAAAACCGAGCGCATAAAGCGCTTGAGTAACCAATAGGAAAGAAATCGTTAAGGGCGTATGGCGGATGCCTAGGCTTTCAGAGGCGAAGAAGGACGTGGTAAGCTGCGAAAAGCTGCGGGGATTGGCACACACGAATTGATCCGCAGATGTCCGAATGGGGCAACCCAATACATTGAAGATGTATTACCTCTTAGGAGGAGCAAACCCGGAGAACTGAAACATCTAAGTACCCGGAGAAAAGAAATCGAAGAGATTCCGTAAGTAGTGGCGAGCGAAAGCGGATTAGCCCAAAAGCTAATATGTTTAATAGAATGTTCTGGAAAGAACAGCCATAGAGGGTGATAGCCCCGTATATGAAAGGCATATTTGAGTGATAATGAGTAGGGCGGGACACGTGAAATCCTGTCTGAATATGGGGGGACCATCCTCCAAGGCTAAATACTCCTGAAAGACCGATAGTGAACAAGTACTGTGAAGGAAAGGTGAAAAGCACTTCGAATAGAAGGGTGAAATAGAACCTGAAACCGTACGCCTACAAGCGGTCGGAGCAGCATTAAGCTGTGACGGCGTGCCTTTTGCATAATGAGCCTACGAGTTAATTTTACTAGCGAGGTTAAGGTATTAAGTACCGGAGCCGGAGCGAAAGCGAGTCTGAATAGGGCGCATAGTTAGTAGGATTAGACGCGAAACCTTGTGATCTACCCATGGGCAGGTTGAAGCTCTGGTAACACAGAGTGGAGGACCGAACCGGTTGACGTTGAAAAGTCTTCGGATGACCTGTGGGTAGGGGTGAAAGGCCAATCAAACTGGGAGATAGCTCGTACTCTCCGAAATGCATTTAGGTGCAGCGTCGATGTTAAGTTTATTAGAGGTAGAGCTACTGATTGGATGCGGGGGTTTCACCACCTACCAATTCCTGACAAACTCCGAATGCTAATAAATGTTCGTCGGCAGTGAGGGCATGGGTGCTAAGGTCCATGTCCGAGAGGGAAAGAACCCAGACCAACAGCTAAGGTCCCAAAATATATGTTAAGTTGAAGCAACGCGGTTGGACTGCATTGACAGCTAGGATGTTGGCTTGGAAGCAGCCATTCATTTAAAGAGTGCGTAACAGCTCACTAGTCGAGCGGTCCGGCATGGATAATAATCGGGCATAAACATATTACCGAAGCTATGGATTTATATTTTAGATATATCTGGTAGGAGAGCATTCTATTTGCGCCGAAGCAGTACTGTGAGGTATTGTGGAGCGGATAGAAAAGAAAATGTAGGCATAAGTAACGATAAAGCAGGCGAGAAACCTGCTCACCGAAAGACCAAGGCTTCCTCAGCCATGCTAATCAGCTGAGGGTTAGTCGGGACCTAACGCGAACCCGAAAGGGGTAGTGGATGGACAATGGGTTAATATTCCCATACTTGCTCACGAATAAAGGGGACGGTTGGATGTAGCTGCTGGAGACTGACGGAATAGTCAAGGCCTAGCCTTCGGGCGAAGCTGCTGCAGTGTAATCTGATCCAAGAAAAGCCGAAGTGAAGCAACCCGTACCAAAACCGACACAGGTGGTCGAGGAGAGAATCCTAAGGTGCTCGAGTGAGTCGTGGCTAAGGAACTAGGCAAAATAGTCTCGTAACTTCGGAAGAAGAGACGCCATCAGCAATGGTGGCCGCAGTGAAGAGGCCCAGGCGACTGTTTATCAAAAACACAGGACTCTGCTAAATCGAAAGATGCTGTATAGGGTCTGACACCTGCCCGGTGCTGGAAGGTTAAGGAAGGTGCTTAGGGTTAAACCGAAGGCATTAACTGAAGCCCCAGTAAACGGCGGCCGTAACTATAACGGTCCTAAGGTAGCGAAATTCCTTGTCGGGTAAGTTCCGACCTGCACGAATGGTGTAACGATCTGGGCACTGTCTCAGCCACGAGCTCGGTGAAATTGTAGTATCGGTGAAGATGCCGATTACCCGCAATGGGACGAAAAGACCCTGTGAACCTTTACTATAACTTCGTATTGACTTTGAGTAAGTAATGTGTAGGATAGGTGGGAGGCTTTGAAGCAGGCACGCTAGTGTTTGTGGAGCCAACGTTGAAATACCACCCTTTACTTACTTGGAGCCTAACTTCTTTAAGAAGGACATTGCGTGGTGGGTAGTTTGACTGGGGTGGTCGCCTCCAAAAGAGTAACGGAGGCTTTCAAAGGTACCCTCAGCACGCTTGGTAACCGTGCGTAGAGTGTAATGGCATAAGGGTGCTTGACTGTGAGACCAACAAGTCGATCAGGTGCGAAAGCAGGACATAGTGATCCGGTGGTTCCGTATGGAAGGGCCATCGCTCATAGGATAAAAGGTACTCCGGGGATAACAGGCTAGTCTCCCCCAAGAGCTCACATCGACGGGGAGGTTCGGCACCTCGATGTCGGCTCGTCACATCCTGGGGCTGGAGAAGGTCCCAAGGGTTGGGCTGTTCGCCCATTAAAGTGGCACGCGAGCTGGGTTCAGAACGTCGTGAGACAGTTCGGTCTCTATCTATTGCGGGCGTTAGATGTTTGAGAGGGCTTGATTCTAGTACGAGAGGACCGAATTGAACAAACCTCTGGTGTATCAGTTGTACCGCCAGGTGCACCGCTGAGTAGCTACGTTTGGAAGAGATAAGCACTGAAAGCATATAAGTGCGAAACTCGCCTCAAGATGAGACATCTTTTAAGGGTCGTTGTAGATGACGACGTTGATAGGCTATAGGTGTAAAGACAGTAATGTCATAGCCAAGTAGTACTAATTACCCGTAGATTTATAGTCTATGGTTACTAATATAAACCAGGTGCTTTATGTGCATTGAAGGTTTTGTCTTTGTGAAAGTTTTTATCGATTAAAACAGGTATCAGATGACAGATACAAGGTATCAGGTAGCAGTTGAAACAGCTATTACCTCTTCCCTAGGATCTTCCAACTGAACCTTATATACCTTCTTTAGGGTGGTTTTAGCGGTGGGGCTCACCTGTTCCCATTCCGAACACAGAAGTTAAGCCCACCAGCGCCGATGGTACTGCTAACGCGGGAGAGTAGGCCGCCGCCAGTTTTTATTTTATTTTTAAAAAACCTTTATCATTGCGATAAAGGTTTTTTTGTTTTATACATATAGGGTAATAGTCTTTACCATTATTACACTTTTTTATCCCACAGCATTAGTCACTCCCTAGAAGTCTAAACAAGGTTTTCTATACAATTAGAATAGCAGAGAGATGATCAAATAATCCGGATTCCTGTGGAATGAGACAATGGAAATAGAGTTGTATCCTTACGTCTGCCATATTCCATAAGAAATAATTGATCTGCAATATTGAAAACTATAGACTGATTATCCCGTCCTAATACCGAACTCCAAATCCAGTAACTCTATACCTCGCACCCCGCAGCGTTGTCGACCTATCATTTATCGAAAAACGTTATACCGAACCAGCTTTTAATTAAATTTCACCAATTGATGAAAAAATAGTATTTTAGACAAGCGTTATCCGAAAAGCTTAAATAGAGTAGTAAACAATTAAAACTAATTAACTATGAAAAATCTAGTGAGGATTTCAAGAGAGAGTTTAAAATCACTTAAAGGAAGTGCAGGACCTGCATGTCTGGAAGAATTGCAGTTTAGAATGTGCTATCCTCCAGGGTGGCCTAATGGAATTTGTCTGAGCTACTATCAATGCTGTATGAGACTTGGCGGGCCAATAGAATTTTGTAAAGAAGAATATGGTAAATAGAATACGTTCTATTTTCAAAGAATAATAAAAAATCGGCTGTCTCACATTGAGACAGTCGATTTTATTTTTTATTTATGAATGATCAAACCTGTATTACTCCTAAATTGAATTTTTCAGTAATAGGAGAATGATTGGCCGCTTCAATACCCATAGAAATCCATTTTCTGGTATCTGCCGGGTTAATAATTGCATCTGTCCATAATCTTGCAGCTGCATAAGTTGATTCAGTCTGTTTTTGATATTTCTTTGAAATCGTATCCAGAATTTCGTTATGCTCTTCTTCGGAGATTTCTTTCCCTTGTTTTTTAAGGGTAGATTCCTGGATCTGAGCTAATACTTTTGCTGCTTGTGCACCCCCCATTACGGCTAAATCTGCCCAAGGCCATGCAACAATTAATCTAGGGTCATAAGCTTTTCCACACATTGCGTAGTTTCCTGCTCCATAGGAATTTCCTGTAATGATGGTAAATTTAGGAACTACAGAATTCGAAACAGCATTTACCATTTTAGCGCCATCTTTGATGATTCCGCCATGTTCTGATTTTGAACCTACCATGAATCCGGTAACATCCTGTAAGAAGATTAAAGGTATTTTTCTCTGATTACAGTTGGCAATGAATCGGGTAGCTTTATCAGCAGAATCAGAATAAATTACCCCTCCAAACTGCATTTCTCCTTTTCCACTTTTCACCAGCTTTCTCTGATTGGCTACAATTCCTACAGACCAACCATCAACTCTAGCTGTTGCACAGATGATACTTTTACCGTAGTCTGGTTTATATTCGTCATACTCGGAATTATCAACAATACATTTGATAATTTCAAAGGTGTCATATTGCTCAGCTCTTGAAACCGGCATAATTCCGAAAATATTTTCTGGATTTTCTTTTGGCGGGAAACTTTCTATTCTGTCAAAGCCTGCTTTCTCAGTACTTCCGATGGATTTCATGATGGTTTTGATTCTATTTAAAGCATCTTTATCATCTTTCGCTTTATAATCTGTTACACCAGAAATAGAACAGTGAGTAGTCGCTCCGCCTAATGTTTCATTATCAATACTTTCTCCGATTGCTGCCTTTACAAGATAGCTTCCGGCAAGGAAAATAGAACCTGTTTTATCCACAATCATGGCTTCATCACTCATGATTGGAAGATAAGCTCCTCCAGCTACACAGCTGCCCATTACGGCAGAGATCTGGATAATTCCCATAGAACTCATCTTAGCATTATTTCTGAAAATTCTTCCAAAATGCTCTTTATCCGGGAAAATTTCATCCTGCATAGGCAGATAAACTCCTGCAGAATCTACAAGGTAAATAATAGGAAGTTTGTTTTCCATGGCAATTTCCTGTGCTCTCAGGTTTTTCTTTCCTGTGATGGGAAACCAGGCACCGGCCTTTACAGAAGCATCATTGGCAACAATAATACACTGTCTTCCCGAAACATATCCAATGACTACTACAACACCTCCGCTAGGGCATCCTCCATGCTCCGGGTACATCTCGTATCCTGCAAATGCACCTACTTCTATAGAATCTGAATCTTTATCGAGAAGATAATCTATCCTTTCTCTTGCTGTCATTTTTCCTTCATCACGAAGCTTTTGAAGCCTCTTCTCACCTCCTCCTTTTTTGATTTCAGTGAGTAAGCGATTTATTTCAGATAATTTTAATCTGTTCTGATCTTCTCGTTTATTGAATTCGATGTCCATAAAATTTTCAATTTTTTACGCTTAAAGATACTATTTTTATGAGGAATATGAATTGGAAGTAAAACAGATGTTTAATTATTTGGTTTTTAGTAAATTGTGAAATTTTTAACTAAAAAATATTTTTAAATAATTTATATTTTTTCTAACTTTACATAAGAGTAATGGAGGGTGATAACCTCCGAAAATTACTCTGTTCCTAGTTTATTTTTTTAATAGTTTATTATTTGAAGGCCCTGAAAGTTTAACAAATTTTCAGGGTTTTTTTGTGGCGTATGTCTTATTTAAATTTTTATTATCTTTTTTAAGATTAAACCTATCTTTTTATCAATATTTGGAATTGTGATTTGTAAATTTGCAGGGTTAAAATTAAAAGGAGATAGGTTATGCATAAATTGGCACTTTTCAGGTTGCACTTAATAGTATTTTTGTGGGGGTTCACTGCAATTTTGGGAAAATTGATTCAGGCCAATGCGCAAATTCTGGTATTTTACAGGATGCTGTTTGCTTCTGTTTTTCTTTTTGTATTCATCAGAGTGTTTAAAAAGGAAAGTATAAAGGTTTCCAAAAAAATATTTTTTCAGCTGGCAGCTATTGGTTTTGCTATGGCGCTTCATTGGTATTGTTTTTTTTATTCTATTAAAGTTTCCAATGTTTCTATTGCCTTAAGCTGTCTTTCTCTGTCTACTCTTTTTGCTTCCATTCTGGAGCCTATTATTTTCAAAAGGAAGATAGATATTTCTGAAGTAGTAATGGGAACCGTTATTGTGGCCTGTATACTTTTGATCTTCAAAACAGAATTTCATTTTAAAGAAGGGATTATTTATGGAATCCTATGTGCTGTGTTTGGGACTATTTTTTCAGTCTTTAACGGTAAAATGTTTGGTAAAACGAGTTCAGGAAACATTATTTTTTATGAAATTTTCTGTGGTTGGTTTATTTTAATGTTATTCTATCTGATTTCGGGTCAAATTTTTCAGATGAATGAAATAAACTATAGAGATTTGGCGTTAATATGCTTGTTAGCAAGTGTTTTCACTGCTTTTCCTATGCTGGAATCGGTGAATTTAATGAAATATATATCACCTTTTACTTTAATTTTAACAGTTAATTTAGAACCGGTCTACGGAATTATACTAGCTTTTTTTATCTTTGGGGAATCAGAACATATGAGCCCTATATTTTATGTCGCTTCAGGTGTTATGATACTGGCAATCATTGCAAATGGATTAATAAAAGCCAGAAAAACTAAAAACTTAAACTAAGCATCAAATTTATATGATGAAAAAATATTTTTTACTTGCATTTTCACTGCTGTTTGGGCTGTCTCAATCTCAGATTATCAGGAAATATTCCAATGAATTCTTAAATATCGGTGCCGGAGCAAGAGGTCTTGCCATGGGAGGAGCAGTAATCACCAATCAGGATGATGTATATGCACCTATGTGGAACCCCGCAGGTTTGATGTCTATTGAAAAAGACTGGCAGGCGGCAGCAATGCACGCAGAATACTTTGAGTCTATCGCAAAATATGATTATCTGGCATATGCAAAAGTACTTGAAGAAGGTGTTTTTGGTGTTTCGGTAGTGAGACTAGGGGTAGACAATATTTTGAATACCACCCAGATGATTGATTCGGAAGGGAATATTGATTATGATAAAATCACCAAGTTTTCTCAGTCTGATTATGCTGCTATCCTTTCTTATGCATTCCGACCGGGAGGCAATCCTAAACTGGATGTGGGGGTGAATGCTAAAATTGTCTACAGAAACGTAGGTAAATTTGCGAACGGGTATGGATTCGGTTTTGATGTGGGAGCTATTTATAAAGCAGATAGCGGATGGAAGTTTGGAGGTATGGTAAGAGATATTACCACTACCGTCAACTTCTGGTCGATCAATCAGAAAGAACTTTCTACTGTTGTAAACGGGGAAGAATTCAACCCTGCACCAAAAGATAAACTGGAACTTACAATGCCCAAACTGAATGTGGGTGCCAGTAAATTATTTGAAATCAATAGCAGTGTGTATGTATTGCCGGAAGCAGGTATTAATGTAGATTTTGCTAAAACTGCTTCATTGATTTCCACAGACTTTGCCAGTATCAGTCCATATGCCGGAGCTGAACTGGGATATCAGAAAATGATTTTTGTGAGATTGGGGATCAACAGATTCCAGTCTATTACAGATATAGAAGATCTTAAAAGAAAAGTTTCTTTCCAGCCAAGCGCAGGTGTTGGGATCAGATACAGAGGGCTTACACTGGATTATGCCATTACGAATTCAGGGATAGGCGGGTCTAATTTCTATTCCAATTTCTTCTCGCTGAAGCTGGATATGGGAGCATTCAGAAACGATTAAAATAATAAAAATGAAAAAGGTATCAACGTTTTTGTTGGCAGTATGCTCAATAATGATTTTTGCACAAAAAGTTTCAGACTATAAATATGTGACAGTTCCTGAAAAATTTGAAACATTTAAGGAGGATTATGGGTTGAAAGACTTTTTTACCAAAGCTTTAAAAGGTAAAAAATATATAATACTTCCAGTCATTAAAGATAACTGGCCTTCAGAAGCCAGAAATAATTTCTGTAATGTAGTGAATGCGGATGTTATTAATGATAAAAGCTTATTCAAGAATAAAGTAATAGTACAGTTTAAAGACTGTAATAATAATATGATTCTGGAGGCTAAGGGTGGTTCAAAGATCAAAGAATTTGAAGAAGGCTTACAGGATGCTTTGAGAGAAGCTTTAATAAAAATGCCGATTTCTAATCCTATTGCACTATTGCCTTCTGCAACTACTAATACTATTACTCACAATTCATCTGATGAATCTGTAAAATCTACAGCAACTCCTGAATCTAGTAATTTCTCAAACGGGAAAATAAACCTTCAGAAAATACAGATTGATCCTAGTCAGTTTATTTTGGCTAAATCTGGCAGTTCTGTTCCATTTGCAGCATTTAAAACTACTTCTAAAGATTCTGTTTTCATTGTAAAGCTGGATAATGGAAGTACAACAATAGGATATTTTGAAAACGGAAATATTGTGATAGATATTCCACAGGCAGACGGAAAATATTCCAAAGAGGTATTTATGGCAAAATAATCTTAACAAGTATCAGAATAAAAAAATATAAAAGGCTCTTGAAAATAAGAGCCTTTTACAGTATATATGCTGATGTGTTTTTCATAGTTCCGGAAATTTGAAATAAGGATTTATCTTTTTTGAAAAGAACAAGTACCATAAAGATGTGAGAAAATAAGTTCGCATCTATAAGGCAAATGAAATGTTAAAAAGATTTATAAATTGAGGATAATTTTCATAGTATTATCGTTATTAGTTAACAATACTAATTTATGAAAAAATTATATATAATACTATTATTTAATAAAATATTCATTTATTTCTTTGTTTTGTTATTTTTATTTCATTTTACTTTGAAAAATTGTTGCTTTTTTATCCCTTGTTAATGAAATAGAAAATAGTTGTGAAATCCTATGAAAAG
Proteins encoded:
- a CDS encoding acyl-CoA carboxylase subunit beta; the encoded protein is MDIEFNKREDQNRLKLSEINRLLTEIKKGGGEKRLQKLRDEGKMTARERIDYLLDKDSDSIEVGAFAGYEMYPEHGGCPSGGVVVVIGYVSGRQCIIVANDASVKAGAWFPITGKKNLRAQEIAMENKLPIIYLVDSAGVYLPMQDEIFPDKEHFGRIFRNNAKMSSMGIIQISAVMGSCVAGGAYLPIMSDEAMIVDKTGSIFLAGSYLVKAAIGESIDNETLGGATTHCSISGVTDYKAKDDKDALNRIKTIMKSIGSTEKAGFDRIESFPPKENPENIFGIMPVSRAEQYDTFEIIKCIVDNSEYDEYKPDYGKSIICATARVDGWSVGIVANQRKLVKSGKGEMQFGGVIYSDSADKATRFIANCNQRKIPLIFLQDVTGFMVGSKSEHGGIIKDGAKMVNAVSNSVVPKFTIITGNSYGAGNYAMCGKAYDPRLIVAWPWADLAVMGGAQAAKVLAQIQESTLKKQGKEISEEEHNEILDTISKKYQKQTESTYAAARLWTDAIINPADTRKWISMGIEAANHSPITEKFNLGVIQV
- a CDS encoding DMT family transporter, with the translated sequence MHKLALFRLHLIVFLWGFTAILGKLIQANAQILVFYRMLFASVFLFVFIRVFKKESIKVSKKIFFQLAAIGFAMALHWYCFFYSIKVSNVSIALSCLSLSTLFASILEPIIFKRKIDISEVVMGTVIVACILLIFKTEFHFKEGIIYGILCAVFGTIFSVFNGKMFGKTSSGNIIFYEIFCGWFILMLFYLISGQIFQMNEINYRDLALICLLASVFTAFPMLESVNLMKYISPFTLILTVNLEPVYGIILAFFIFGESEHMSPIFYVASGVMILAIIANGLIKARKTKNLN
- a CDS encoding PorV/PorQ family protein translates to MMKKYFLLAFSLLFGLSQSQIIRKYSNEFLNIGAGARGLAMGGAVITNQDDVYAPMWNPAGLMSIEKDWQAAAMHAEYFESIAKYDYLAYAKVLEEGVFGVSVVRLGVDNILNTTQMIDSEGNIDYDKITKFSQSDYAAILSYAFRPGGNPKLDVGVNAKIVYRNVGKFANGYGFGFDVGAIYKADSGWKFGGMVRDITTTVNFWSINQKELSTVVNGEEFNPAPKDKLELTMPKLNVGASKLFEINSSVYVLPEAGINVDFAKTASLISTDFASISPYAGAELGYQKMIFVRLGINRFQSITDIEDLKRKVSFQPSAGVGIRYRGLTLDYAITNSGIGGSNFYSNFFSLKLDMGAFRND